From the Gallaecimonas kandeliae genome, one window contains:
- a CDS encoding PilZ domain-containing protein — protein sequence MIQGDEQRDFKRLAVEAQVVLVSEAAELRGQCLDLSGSGLALVADEPLAAGTQVEVRMDGGMGRLPPFEAKGRVVRCDAQGNRYQLAVAFES from the coding sequence ATGATCCAAGGTGATGAGCAGCGAGACTTCAAACGCCTGGCGGTAGAGGCTCAGGTGGTACTGGTAAGCGAGGCAGCAGAGCTCAGGGGCCAGTGCCTGGATCTCAGCGGTTCAGGGCTGGCCCTGGTGGCCGATGAGCCCCTGGCGGCCGGCACCCAGGTCGAGGTGAGGATGGACGGCGGCATGGGCCGCTTGCCACCCTTTGAGGCCAAGGGGCGGGTGGTGCGGTGCGACGCCCAGGGAAACCGCTACCAGCTGGCTGTGGCCTTCGAAAGCTGA